A section of the Nitrospirota bacterium genome encodes:
- the folB gene encoding dihydroneopterin aldolase: MDKLIVRDIEFIGHCGITEEERTAGQRLSADIELSVDFTLASTSDMLQDSIDYVSVSRLIVSIGSGSKLNLLETLAEKMAGEIMAKYDVSEILIRLRKCSVPVDNIRGSFEVEIRRSRN, from the coding sequence TTGGACAAGCTCATAGTCAGGGACATAGAGTTCATCGGCCATTGTGGAATAACTGAAGAGGAGAGAACAGCCGGGCAGAGACTTTCTGCCGACATCGAGCTGTCCGTTGACTTCACTTTGGCTTCAACCTCTGACATGCTTCAGGATTCAATTGATTATGTCAGTGTATCCCGTCTGATAGTTTCTATCGGAAGCGGGAGTAAATTAAACCTGCTGGAAACTCTGGCAGAGAAGATGGCCGGGGAAATAATGGCCAAATATGATGTCTCAGAAATCCTTATACGCCTGCGAAAGTGTTCTGTCCCCGTGGATAATATAAGAGGCTCATTTGAAGTGGAAATCAGGAGAAGCCGAAATTAA